One Mesorhizobium loti genomic window carries:
- a CDS encoding Extracellular solute-binding protein, whose product MNIKQNALSRRTFMKASAALGATAVAAASGVKVARAAPAEIRYFYRAPWPSSEVYANWLIDEWNKKNGDRVHVTGASVDGETYKTKQTIELSSSNPPDLFYSWEGGRGKEIVDNGFSADLTPYYEKYGWDKKLNPAGVALSVYNGKKHFVPTEMSASVVWYRKDIYEQLGLKVPTTWDELMANAQKGKEAGLAAFMLANQKKWPSQFMWSAILVNKHGLDVYDGLINGTIPWTDPRAVDVTAMMQKLAQDGMFEPSFNSIDLGPAMVPWTQGKGLHWYQGSFNLGRFRGDQPQCCVVPMDFFPMPAFPGKKPIMSVFAEDTIMIHANSPNKDAAAEFLDWMVSDAAMSKKLELDKPFPSNVNSDLSRLSEMEQRLGKAMAESGSFTFMHVDHATPPAISDKFLDGVQGVLAGAMSPEDAMKLTEDEAARVKKS is encoded by the coding sequence ATGAACATCAAACAGAATGCACTGTCCCGCCGCACTTTCATGAAGGCTTCCGCGGCACTCGGCGCGACCGCAGTGGCGGCGGCGTCAGGGGTCAAGGTGGCGCGGGCCGCGCCCGCCGAAATCAGGTATTTCTACCGGGCGCCATGGCCGTCCTCGGAGGTCTACGCCAATTGGCTGATCGACGAATGGAACAAGAAGAATGGCGACCGGGTCCATGTCACCGGAGCCAGCGTCGACGGCGAGACCTACAAGACCAAGCAGACGATCGAGCTGTCATCGAGCAATCCGCCTGATCTTTTCTATTCCTGGGAAGGCGGCCGCGGCAAGGAGATCGTCGACAACGGTTTCTCCGCCGATCTGACGCCCTATTACGAGAAGTATGGCTGGGACAAGAAGCTGAACCCGGCCGGCGTGGCGCTGTCAGTCTACAATGGCAAGAAGCATTTCGTGCCGACGGAGATGAGCGCGTCGGTGGTCTGGTACCGCAAGGACATCTACGAACAGCTCGGCCTCAAGGTTCCGACCACATGGGATGAGCTGATGGCCAATGCACAGAAGGGCAAGGAAGCCGGCCTTGCCGCCTTCATGCTGGCCAACCAAAAGAAGTGGCCCTCACAATTCATGTGGTCCGCGATCCTGGTCAACAAGCACGGGCTGGACGTCTATGACGGGCTGATCAACGGCACGATACCGTGGACCGACCCGCGCGCCGTCGACGTGACCGCCATGATGCAGAAGCTGGCCCAGGACGGCATGTTCGAGCCGTCGTTCAACTCGATCGATCTCGGGCCTGCCATGGTGCCGTGGACTCAGGGCAAGGGCCTGCATTGGTATCAGGGCTCGTTCAATCTCGGCCGCTTCCGTGGCGACCAGCCGCAATGCTGCGTCGTGCCGATGGACTTCTTCCCGATGCCGGCTTTCCCGGGCAAGAAGCCGATCATGTCGGTCTTCGCCGAGGACACCATCATGATCCATGCGAACAGCCCTAACAAGGATGCGGCGGCGGAGTTCCTCGACTGGATGGTCTCCGACGCAGCTATGAGCAAGAAGCTCGAGCTCGACAAGCCTTTCCCGTCGAACGTCAATTCCGACCTGTCGCGGCTGAGCGAAATGGAGCAGCGCCTTGGCAAGGCGATGGCCGAGTCCGGCTCCTTCACCTTCATGCATGTCGACCATGCCACACCGCCGGCGATTTCCGACAAGTTCCTCGACGGCGTCCAGGGTGTTCTGGCCGGCGCCATGT